A single region of the Yersinia entomophaga genome encodes:
- the mutH gene encoding DNA mismatch repair endonuclease MutH, with protein MSVYSQPPAPPVDEQQLVDRAQALAGFTLGELAARANWPIPANLKRDKGWVGMLLEFYLGASAGSKPEQDFADIGIELKTIPISAQGKPLETTFVCVAPLTGNSGVTWESSHVRHKLARVLWIPVEGERQIPLAERHIGAPLLWSPNAEEEELLRRDWEELMDLIVLGKVESITARHGEVLQLRPKAANSRALTEAIGEKGQPILTLPRGFYLKKTFTAPLLARHFLL; from the coding sequence ATGTCGGTTTATTCACAACCCCCAGCACCACCGGTAGACGAACAACAGCTCGTGGATCGCGCTCAGGCGCTGGCAGGCTTCACGCTAGGAGAGCTTGCCGCCCGGGCTAACTGGCCTATTCCTGCGAATCTAAAGCGTGATAAGGGGTGGGTTGGTATGCTATTGGAGTTTTATTTAGGTGCCAGCGCTGGCAGTAAGCCCGAACAGGATTTTGCAGATATTGGCATCGAGCTAAAAACGATCCCAATCAGTGCGCAAGGTAAACCGTTAGAAACGACATTTGTGTGCGTCGCGCCCTTAACCGGAAATAGCGGCGTAACCTGGGAAAGTAGCCATGTTCGTCATAAACTGGCGCGAGTTTTATGGATTCCGGTTGAAGGTGAACGACAAATTCCACTCGCCGAACGTCACATCGGCGCGCCACTGTTGTGGAGCCCAAACGCAGAAGAAGAAGAGCTGCTGCGCCGCGATTGGGAAGAATTAATGGATCTGATTGTGTTAGGTAAGGTGGAAAGTATCACTGCCCGCCACGGTGAAGTATTGCAATTGCGTCCCAAAGCGGCGAATAGCCGAGCCTTAACCGAAGCTATCGGCGAAAAAGGCCAGCCAATTCTGACGTTGCCGCGCGGGTTTTACCTAAAGAAAACCTTCACCGCGCCCTTGCTGGCTCGGCATTTCCTGCTTTAG
- a CDS encoding TerC family protein encodes MFEWIADPNAWLALGTLTILEIVLGIDNIIFLSLVVAKLPKAQQNKARRIGLAGAMLMRLALLASIAWVIRLTNPLFTVMEHGVSARDLILLLGGLFLIWKASKEIHETVEGSNNDHQSNVSTFFGAIVQIMLLDIIFSLDSVITAVGLSDHLFIMMAAVVISVGVMMFAARPIGEFVNRHPSVKMLALAFLILVGFTLMLESVQIHIPKGYIYFAMFFSMGVETLNLLRSKKNKTNNI; translated from the coding sequence ATGTTTGAATGGATTGCCGATCCAAATGCCTGGCTGGCACTGGGCACGTTGACGATTCTGGAAATTGTTCTGGGTATTGACAATATTATTTTCCTTTCTCTAGTCGTAGCAAAATTACCTAAAGCCCAACAAAACAAAGCTCGTCGCATTGGGCTGGCCGGTGCCATGCTAATGCGTTTGGCATTACTGGCCTCTATCGCCTGGGTTATTCGCCTGACTAATCCATTATTTACGGTGATGGAACATGGGGTTTCCGCGCGGGATCTGATTTTGTTACTCGGTGGACTCTTCCTGATTTGGAAAGCCAGTAAAGAAATCCACGAAACGGTAGAAGGCAGCAATAACGATCATCAGAGCAATGTCAGCACGTTCTTTGGTGCCATCGTACAAATCATGCTGTTGGATATTATCTTCAGCCTGGATTCTGTTATTACCGCTGTGGGACTTTCCGATCATCTCTTTATTATGATGGCGGCGGTGGTTATTTCCGTGGGCGTGATGATGTTTGCCGCCAGACCTATTGGCGAATTTGTTAACCGTCATCCTTCCGTCAAAATGCTGGCACTGGCATTCCTGATTTTAGTGGGGTTCACCCTGATGCTGGAAAGCGTTCAAATCCACATTCCGAAAGGCTACATTTACTTCGCCATGTTCTTCTCTATGGGCGTTGAAACGCTGAACCTGCTGCGCAGCAAAAAGAATAAAACCAATAATATTTAA